A section of the Bacillus pumilus genome encodes:
- a CDS encoding putative DNA-binding protein — MTLEKTTRMNYLFDFYQSLLTAKQKSYMSLYYLDDFSLGEIADEYEVSRQAVYDNIKRTEAMLEQYEEKLLLFKKFKERKELLKKMRELVADSAQTEEAEALIESLEKLD, encoded by the coding sequence ATGACGCTTGAAAAAACAACGAGAATGAACTACTTGTTTGACTTCTATCAATCGTTGTTAACCGCAAAGCAAAAGAGCTACATGTCGCTTTACTACCTAGACGATTTTTCCCTCGGTGAAATTGCGGATGAATATGAAGTATCAAGACAGGCTGTTTATGATAATATTAAACGGACTGAAGCGATGCTTGAACAATATGAAGAAAAGCTGCTCTTGTTTAAGAAATTTAAAGAGCGTAAAGAACTTCTCAAAAAAATGAGAGAGCTCGTAGCAGATTCCGCTCAGACGGAAGAAGCAGAAGCTTTAATTGAATCGCTTGAGAAATTAGATTAG